The following are encoded together in the Phaseolus vulgaris cultivar G19833 chromosome 9, P. vulgaris v2.0, whole genome shotgun sequence genome:
- the LOC137822611 gene encoding uncharacterized protein, which yields MASTKVQRVMTQPINLIFRFLQSKARIQIWLFEQKDLKIEGRIIGFDEYMNLVLDDAEEVNIKKKSRKTLGRILLKGDNITLMMSTGK from the exons ATGGCGAGCACCAAAGTTCAGAGGGTTATGACTCAGCCCATT AACTTGATTTTTAGGTTTCTTCAGAGC AAAGCACGCATTCAGATTTGGCTTTTTGAGCAAAAGGATTTGAAGATTGAAGGCCGAATCATT GGTTTTGATGAATACATGAATTTGGTTCTTGATGATGCTGAAGAAGTGAACATCAAAAAGAAAAGCAGAAAGACCTTAG GGAGGATCCTTCTTAAAGGAGACAACATAACCTTGATGATGAGCAC GGGGAAATGA
- the LOC137822906 gene encoding uncharacterized protein: MSGVSLAMSRPPASMGEQKVPSAGTKSKRQSEEAGLGSMMGSLRMIELQLVAFILVFSASGLVPVLDLAFPVLASSYILALSRFAFPSNSSSSGPSGSGTEIFKGSRMFRMYVVLGTTTGLFLPLAYVLGGFARGDEHAVRSATPHLFLLAFQILTENIISGLSLFSPPVRAMVPVIYTVRRIFVDIDWINDVWLNKTLPINANFQDLAWDWFGKFLAVANLAYFSINLFTFLIPCFLPRAFERYFQDKGEIFSKSAEDKRSVVLNKSQLPEKKTD, from the exons ATGTCGGGTGTGTCTCTAGCAATGTCTCGTCCACCAGCATCAATGGGAGAACAGAAGGTGCCTTCAGCAGGCACAAAATCTAAACGACAATCAGAAGAGGCAGGACTTGGTAGCATGATGGGTTCACTACGCATGATAGAGCTTCAGCTTGTGGCCTTCATTTTGGTGTTCTCAGCAAGTGGCCTTGTCCCAGTCCTTGACTTGGCTTTCCCTGTACTTGCCTCTTCTTACATTTTGGCACTCTCACGTTTTGCCTTTCCATCAAATTCGTCATCATCAGGTCCATCTGGGTCGGGGACTGAGATCTTCAAAGGGAGCAGAATGTTCCGAATGTATGTGGTTTTGGGAACCACTACGGGGTTGTTCTTGCCACTGGCTTATGTGCTTGGAGGGTTTGCAAGAGGGGATGAACATGCTGTGCGTTCGGCCACACCGCACTTGTTCTTGTTAGCCTTCCAAATATTGACTGAGAACATCATTAGTGGGTTGTCTTTGTTTTCACCACCTGTGAGGGCCATGGTGCCCGTGATCTACACAGTCCGGAGGATCTTTGTGGATATTGATTGGATTAATGATGTCTGGCTCAACAAGACTTTGCCTATCAATGCCAACTTTCAG GACTTGGCATGGGATTGGTTCGGGAAGTTTCTGGCAGTGGCCAATCTGGCTTATTTCTCCATCAATCTATTCACGTTCTTGATTCCTTGCTTCCTTCCAAGAGCTTTTGAGAGGTATTTCCAAGATAAGGGAGAGATCTTCTCTAAGTCAGCAGAGGACAAGCGATCTGTGGTTCTCAACAAATCCCAATTACCGGAAAAGAAGACAGATTAA